One window of the Procambarus clarkii isolate CNS0578487 chromosome 89, FALCON_Pclarkii_2.0, whole genome shotgun sequence genome contains the following:
- the LOC123773236 gene encoding ice nucleation protein InaU-like, whose protein sequence is MISYPGSNTLGYPGSNTLGYPGSNTLGYPGSNTLGYLGRNTLGYPGSNTLGYPGSNTLGYLGSNTLGYLGRNTLGYPGSNTLGYPASDTLGYLGSNTLGYLASDTLGYLGRNTLGYPGSNTLGYPGSNTLDYPGSNTLGYPASDTLGYPGSNTLGYPGSNTLGYPGSNTLGYLGSNTLGYLGSNTLGYLGSDTLGYLGSNTLGYLGSNTLGYLGSDTLGYLGSNTLGYLGSDTLGYPGSNTLGYPGSNTLGYLGSNTLGYLGSDTLGYPGSNTLGYLASDTLGYPGSNTLGYLGSDTLGYLGSNTLGYLGSDTLGYLGSNTLGYLGSDTLGYPGSNTLGYLGSDTLGYPGSNTLGYLGSNTLGYLGSK, encoded by the exons ATGATTA GCTACCCAGGAAGTAATACCTTAGGCTACCCAGGAAGTAATACCTTAGGCTACCCAGGAAGTAATACCTTAGGCTACCCAGGAAGTAATACCTTAGGCTACCTAGGAAGAAATACCTTAGGCTACCCAGGAAGTAATACCTTAGGCTACCCAGGAAGTAATACCTTAGGCTACCTAGGAAGTAATACCTTAGGCTACCTAGGAAGAAATACCTTAGGCTACCCAGGAAGTAATACCTTAGGCTACCCAGCAAGTGATACCTTAGGCTACCTAGGAAGTAATACCTTAGGCTACCTAGCAAGTGATACCTTAGGCTACCTAGGAAGAAATACCTTAGGCTACCCAGGAAGTAATACCTTAGGCTACCCAGGAAGTAATACCTTAGACTACCCAGGAAGTAATACCTTAGGCTACCCAGCAAGTGATACCTTAGGCTACCCAGGAAGTAATACCTTAGGCTACCCAGGAAGTAATACCTTAGGCTACCCAGGAAGTAATACCTTAGGCTACCTAGGAAGTAATACCTTAGGCTACCTAGGAAGTAATACCTTAGGTTACCTAGGAAGTGATACCTTAGGCTACCTAGGAAGTAATACCTTAGGCTACCTAGGAAGTAATACCTTAGGTTACCTAGGAAGTGATACCTTAGGCTACCTAGGAAGTAATACCTTAGGCTACCTAGGAAGTGATACCTTAGGCTACCCAGGAAGTAATACCTTAGGTTACCCAGGAAGTAATACCTTAGGCTACCTAGGAAGTAATACCTTAGGTTACCTAGGAAGTGATACCTTAGGCTACCCAGGAAGTAATACCTTAGGCTACCTAGCAAGTGATACCTTAGGCTACCCAGGAAGTAATACCTTAGGTTACCTAGGAAGTGATACCTTAGGCTACCTAGGAAGTAATACCTTAGGTTACCTAGGAAGTGATACCTTAGGTTACCTAGGAAGTAATACCTTAGGTTACCTAGGAAGTGATACCTTAGGCTACCCAGGAAGTAATACCTTAGGTTACCTAGGAAGTGATACCTTAGGCTACCCAGGAAGTAATACCTTAGGCTACCTAGGAAGTAATACCTTAGGTTACctaggaagtaagtaa